Below is a window of Poecile atricapillus isolate bPoeAtr1 chromosome 2, bPoeAtr1.hap1, whole genome shotgun sequence DNA.
AAAGCCATCCCCTCACATGCAGGCAGTGACTCCTCCAGAGCCCCGTGGGGTGGCCACGTCCCTCAGCAGCTctagagctgctctgggggtgACAGACACGAAGGACACACTGTGCTCTGCTTTTGGGATCCCTCCTGTAAGGAATGGTTGGATTTGTCTTGAAAACAGGTTTCCAGGCAGACTTAGGATGCAGTAGCAGAAGCCCTCAGTGCAGCAGCCGTGTGTTGGGGCTGCACCAGTACAGCCAGTGCCGCCAGGCAGGGATGAGTACTGGCACCACACGCTTCTCAGGAGTCCCACTGGGCCATGGAAGTGTTTGGCTTTGCTGTTGAGCTGTGGAAGTGGTGCCCAGTACTGGATCTCGGACTGCCGGGGAGGGGGGAGGCTCTGGTGCCagagggagcggggggaggTTCCCAGGTCCAGACCCTTTGCTGCCGGGAGGACGGGGCGGGGGCGGGAGTGCCGATGGATCTCTGCTGTTGGGGGGAGCGGGAGGGATTCTCCCAGTGCCCAGAGCTGAGCCCTTTGCTGCCTGGAGGGGGAAGCTGCCCTAGAGCGAAGGGattccctcctcctgcaggtgtGGCTGGAGATGAGATCAGGCTGGGGGAGACCCGGCCGGAGGGGCCGAGAGGCGTCTGCCCCGGGACGAGCCGGACTTTATCCGGGAGTGAGGCGGATGGATCCGCTCCAGCGCCCTGTGCAGCGAGCAGGGAAATCCTTCTGAtccaggctgtgccagagctgccgcCGGGGGTGGCTCCCgggagggaagcaggagggggaggaggcCCCGGTGGCCACGGCCAGCCCGGCACTGACCAGCCAGTCCTTGTCTCGCTACAGATGGCGGCTCAGAGGCAGCGGGCACTCGCCATCATGTGCCGGGTCTACGTGGGCTCCATCTACTACGAGCTGGGGGAGGACACCATCCGCCAGGCCTTCGCCCCCTTCGGGCCCATCAAGAGCATCGACATGTCCTGGGACTCGGTCACCATGAAGCACAAGGTGGGATGGGACCGCCAGCCCGCTGGGGGTTCCCTGCCCGTGGCAcggggtggaactggatgagctttcaGGTCCTCTCCCACCCAAACCCTTGTGGGATTGGCTGTGTCTGGCAAAGAGCTGtcttgggaagggatggaatTCTTTGGGGGCGGTGCTGATTGCCCAGTGATGAAGCATTTTGGGGTCTTCTGCAAGGACATTCCTTTCAGCCGTGTGTCCTAAACACTAAATAACCAGCTTTGCAGGATTCTGGGTGAGATATTGGGAAGGagtccttccctgtgagggtggggaagccctggcacaggctgcacagagaatctgtggctgtcccatccctgtaaGTGTCCAAgctcaggctggatggggcttggagcaacctgatctagtggaaggtgtgaAACTGGATGGGCTCTAAGGTCCCTACAACCCAAACTTTcctgtgattctataattccCAACCCTCAAGGAACATCCTCCTCTCTTCAGGGCTTCCCAGATGCAGCCATGAGAGGAAAGGACCTCTATCCCTATGAAGAACAGGCTCCTTTTAGCACTGGGGGTGAATGTTTGCAGCTCCCTGATCTGCTTAGGGCAGGATTCTGTGATGGGAGCCAGGGTGTATGGGGTGAAGTGCATGGAATGGGAATccttgaggttggaaaagagtgcccagagcactgagtgccacatccagtcattccttggacatctccagggatggggactctgcacctccctgggcagccccttccaatgcctgaccaccctttccattaagaaattcctgctgatgtccagcctgaagCTCTGCTGGAAATGCTGACAAGGTAGCAACTCTTAGTTAGGTGGGGttttgctgcaggcccagaggCTCCAGAATGAGATGCCCTTGGGGGGAACCTCTGCAAGCCATTTTCTGCCATAATAAAATGCTTCTCGAAGGAATCTTCttgggccaggagcaggaatcAGTGTGTTGGGAATCAGTTCCACCTGTAGGCATTTGAGGATCCATGGGAAACCTTGGCTGCATTAGATTGGCACAGCTGGAGTGCCTGACAGGTGTCTCCTGCCATCCCAGGGCTTTGCCTTTGTGGAATACGAGGTTCCTGAAGCCGCCCAGCTGGCCCTGGAGCAGATGAATTCTGTCATGCTGGGGGGAAGGAACATTAAGGTGAGTAAGTAACGTGCCTGCTCtgaaaattcctgcttttttcctgtgaataACAGTTTCATGCCTGGAAATGCTCCCCACAGCACTGTGATGGGGGAAGGAACCTAAAGACTGTTCCCTGATGGACCTTGATGTCCAGCATGGAGCACACGGTGGCTCTGGGCCCCTCCTCTCCGAGGAGAAACCCCTGGGCTGCGAATCCCACCTGAAATTGGCTCCAGGGACTCAGCTCAGGTTTTCCCACCCACACATGGAATTCTCttgaggaaaaagcaaaggTGATTGTTTATATCTTCTGTGGTGCCTCTGACACGCTTTGAGTGTGTGCAGAGTGCCATGGCCCAGGGGGTTTAGGAGCCCCTGAAGGAAAGGGATCAGCTGTGATTTGCTTACAGAATCCTCAGTCCCTGTAAGTTGGTGTTTGGCAGGTCAGGGAAGGTAAATGGGAGGGGTccagggaggagggagcagagcccagcagtgcaggctgttcctgttccctctGGTGTGAGCTGTGGTTtgcacaggcagggagggacCAGGTGCTGCCCTGCTCCATGGACCATCCATACCACAGAATGGAACTGTTCACATGGGAAACTCCTCCCAGCTCATCAGAGTCCAGTCTGTGacccatccccaccttgtcacccagcccagagcaccgagtgccacattCCTTGGACATCTCCAGAGATGGGAACTCCAGCACCCCcttgggcagccccttccaaggcctgaccaccctttccttgatgaaattcctcctgatgtccagcctgaacctcccctggcacagctcaagGCCGTTTCCTCTTGTCTCTTGGtctttgggagcagagcccggcctccccggctgtcccctcctgccagggagctgtgcagagccagaggggcccccagagcctcctccaggctgagcccctttcccagctccctcagccctcaACTCCCACTACTCCAGGCCCTTCCCAACTCCATTCCCATCCCTATCCCTGCAGGTGGGGAGGCCCAGTAACATTGGGCAGGCTCAGCCCATCATTGACCAGCTGGCAGAGGAGGCTCGGGCCTTCAACCGCATCTACGTGGCCTCCGTGCACCAGGACCTGTCGGACGATGACATCAAGAGCGTCTTCGAAGCCTTTGGGAAGATCAAATCCTGCACCCTGGCCAGGGACCCCACGACAGGGAAGCACAAAGGCTACGGCTTCATTGGTACagccagctggggctggggctggggcagggcagggtgggagtgtcctctgctcctgggggtgGCTTTGGGGCTGGCTTTTCCACCCTAGCGAGGGAATTTCCTGAAGTGGTAGGAAAACCTTTGGAGCAGGTCAGGGCTggatttagaaataaaattgatGGTGGCTGTGAGGGGGGTGAGCCCTGGCAGCGACtggccagagcagctctggctgccccatccttggcagtgtccaaagccaggtggAAcaggcttggagaaacctgggctACTGGAAGGTGGCCCTGCCCGTGGAAGGGGGCAGGGGGTGGAGCTGGGTGGTCTTTAAGGTGCATTCCCAGCCAAACCGTTCCATAATTCCATGACTGAACAACAAAGAGCTGATTTGTGAATGATCTCTTCCTGCAGAGTACGAGAAGGCGCAGTCCTCCCAGGACGCCGTCTCCTCCATGAACCTCTTTGACCTGGGGGGGCAGTACCTGCGGGTGGGCAAGGCTGTGACACCCCCAATGCCACTCCTGACCCCGGCCACACCTGGGGGGCtcccacctgcagctgctgtcgctgctgctgccgccacCGCCAAGATCACGGCTCAGGTGAGACACAGGAATGGCTcagggggcacaggggcagctctgggcacaggaatggctcaggggggcacagggacagctcagggggcacagggacagctcagggggcacagggacagctctgggcacagggacagctcaggggggcacagggacagctcaggggggcacagggacagctctgggtggcacagggacagctctgggtggcacagggacagctcagggggcacagggacagctctgggcacagggacagctcaggggggcacagggacagctcaggggggcacagggacagctcaggggggcacagggacacctcaggggggcacagggacacctcaggggggcacagggacagctctgggcacagggacagctcaggggggcacagggatggctctggggggcacaggaatggctctgggcacagctcaggggggcacagggacagctcagaGCACTGCACAGGTGAGACACGTGGATGGaacagggacagctctgggcacagctcaggtgagacacagggacagctcagAGCACTGCAcgggttgcccagagaagctgtggctgccccatccctggaagtttccaaggccaggttgggtggggcttggagcagcctgggatagtgcaGGGTGTCTGTGCCCATGGTAGGGGTGGGATTgggtgagctttaaggtcccttcccacccaaaccattccaggattccatgattccagtTCATACTCTGTCCCAGGATTTCACACATGGAAGCTTGTCCCTGGCACCTGGGGAATCTGAGACACCAGATTCTGGAATGATCTGGCACAGCTGATGAGAGTTTTATTTCAAGAACTGGTGGGGAAGGGTGGAGAGAATTCCTAGTCTGGAAATCAAACCAgcaatgaggggaaaatggttGCAGGAGAGGCTGAAAGAAAGCAGGGAAGGGCATGGAAGTGGGGAGAGGGATGAGGGCAGGAGCAATTGTGTGAGCAGCACTCTGGTTGAAGCTCCCACCTGTAGCAGGGTGGAACAGGCCTGGAATGACTTTAGGCTGTGGGAAACAGGGAAGGGCAGTGATGCATATTGATACAGACCTTGAGTTCTCTGGTTTAGTTTTCCTGAAGTACCAGGATCTCCTGGGTGGGACCATTGGGCCCAGATTCCCATGGCTGTGCCCCCATCCCTGCCTTGGGCAGCAGGATCCCCCCATGGCACTGTAGcacatgaagaaagaaaattccagcACTGTTGTGTTTTAGGGTTTTCTTGGGTAGGACTTGCTggccagtgcagcccctggtgctgctgcagcagagatgaGGCTCTGGAAGGCTTTTTGGGGAATGTTTCCCTGAATCAAAGGTGGAGGCAGCAGTGGGAGAAGCTGCCCCTCATGTGGAATTCACAGGTCCCCAGGAAAGATTCCACAGGTCTGGAAACCTCTGCAGTCAAGGGAGGGAGGAAGTTGAGCCATGGCTGGAATTACTTGGATCAGAATCACTTTGGGGAGGAATATGGACTGTGCTGAAGTGAATGGTAGAGATGTGATACAGACATGGATAAATCCTGCTGTTTTGTCAAGAAACTGCAGGATCTGTTCCTGTGAGGAGAGTGGCACTAAAGACAGAGGAGTAAGGGTCACCCCTGTCCACCAGAGGTAGGAAAAGTCAGACTTGCAAGGAAGTGAAAGAATCAAAAGCATTGGGAGAAGTTTTTCAGCCATCTCAGTGAGAAGTGGGGGCAGCTGGTGACCAGTGTAGCCAGAAATTCCTGTGGTTTTGTTCCAACACTTCCCCATTGCCCTTCATTAGGAGCTTCATCTCCAGTGGCAACAGGAGTGGCCTTGTGGGCTCTGGGAGCAGATGATGGGATGGGTTGGATCCCAGAGTTTGGGCATTTATGTAGAGGAGAGTTGAGATATGGCAGCAGCTTTGtcacagctccaggaacatGTGGGAGAGACAAAACCTGAGGATCTTCTGCTCTGCCACATCAAGGATTACAGGATTACAGGAGCCCTGAGAATacaaggaggagaaggatgtgAGCAATTAAATCAGGACTACAGTGTTGCCTGGAGagcaacaacaaccaaaaacgTTGGGATCCCAGGGTGTGTTTTAGGCACAttgttttcagtatttccatGGCATGGGAGTGCTCATTGTTCAGCTGGATGTTGCTCCCGAATGTTACTGGAATTCTGGGATCTGGAGTCAGGGTGTTTACTGGGATTTGAGTTCCAGGAGGTTTGTCTTCCAGGGTGCTTCAGTTGTTGtttccctgctgggctgggtgacACCTTGActttccccagcagcactgggagctgctgggaatgggagtATCTGGGATTTCCCAGGTGTGGGacagctgagcctggctggaTGCTCTGCAGGAAGAGTCCCTGGAGCAGGGGTAACCCAGGGTTTTCCGTGTGTCCCGCAGGAAGCCGTGGCAGGAGCCGCAGTGCTGGGCACACTGGCGACACCAGGGCTTGTGTCCCCTGCCCTGACCTTGGCCCAGCCCCTGGGGGCTCTGCCCCAGGCCGTGATGGCTGCACAGGCCCCCGGTGTCATCACAGGTGGGTCCCCTCCTCCTggcacctgtgtcccctcctgctggctcctgtgtGTCCTCCTggcacctgtgtcccctcctcctggcacctgtgtcccctcctgctggcacctgtgtcccctcctgctggcacctgtgtcccctcctgctggcacctgtgtcccctcctggcacctgtgtcccctcctcctGGCACCTGTGTGTCCTCTTCCTTCTGTCACGTGCTCTTGTTACCTGTGTGCTTCTCTTCCTGTCACCTGCATGTCTGTCCCCTCCTCCTGTCACCCATGTGTGCTCTTCCCTTGTCAGCTCTGTGGGTCCCCTtgctcctgtcacctgtgtgtgcTCTGCCTCTCGTTATCCACGTCCCTTTTCCACAGGACTCTCTGCCTGGGTCCACTTGGAGCAggattcctgctgctggccctgcctgggcaAGAACTTGGATGTTGATGGATTAATTTTGCTGTCCAATAGATGGGACAGGCCATGGGTTCCCAGCAGGAACTCCTGGCATGGGGAAAAGCTGGATAATCAGCACTGGGTGTCACTGACCatcctctgtccctctgctctcccaggTGTGACCCCTGCCCGGCCGCCCATCCCGGTCACCATCCCGCAGGTGGGGGTCGTGAATCCCATCCTGGCCagtcccccagccctggggctggtggaggtgaagaaggagaaggaggaggaggaggtgttCCAGGAGTCGGAGCGGCCGGAGATGCTGAGCGAGCAGGAGCACATGAGCATTTCCGGCAGCAGCGCCCGGCACATGGTGATGCAGAAGCTGCTCCGCAAGCAGGAGGTGAGGCCAAGCCACACATGTGTCCAAATGGCTCTGCAGGAACTCCCACAGCACCTCtgagctcctggccctgctcttCAGTGGCCTCCCAGTgccacagggcagggctggTTCCCTGTcagggtgcccagaggagctgtggctgctccatccctggaagtgtccaaggctggacagggtttggagcagcctgggatagtgggaggtgtccctgcccatggcaggggatggaactggatgggcttttagtccctccatcccaaaccatcctgggattccatGATCTTGCCTGGGTCCCTTGGAGGACTCAGAGCAGGCCCTGGTGAGGTGTCTCTGACTGAACTCTGTCCCTGGTGTCACTAAATCAAACCCTGGTGGCCTTTGGGCTGCAAAGGTGGGACTGGCACAGTTCAGGCCAATCTGTCCCAATACCAAGTTTACCTTTTCTCCACAACATTCCATAGTGGGGTGAGTCCTTCCAGAATGCCAGAGGAGCCCCCAGTCTGGGTGATAAGGTGGGCattggtcacaggttggactcaatggtcttAGAGGTCTTCTCCCACCTGAATTAATTCTGTGAAACCCTGAGGTGTTTCTCTACATAATCCAAATCATGGGATTGCAATGAGGAGGAGAAGAATGAGGGAcagaaaaagaacattaaaCAGAGCAATGGATTAATGGATTTTTGTGGGGCCTGTTGGAGGGGACTTCATAATCTTGCCTGGGCATGTCCAGTTTGTTCCTTTGATGGAGTTTCCTGACAGATTTCCTGAGCTTTGACAGGGAATCTGCAATATTTCTTCCCCATTTGCTAACAGGGACCATGCTGGCAGCATTCCCTAAGGAATGAGGAGTTCCCTCCACTCTCCAAGGGTGCCTGAAGTTAAACACACCTTTGAGCTTCTGTCCCAGCAGCCACAACCTCTGTCACAAAGATTCAATCTGTGGGAGAGCCTGGCTCAGGAGAAGCTTAGCAGAGCTAAATAGTTTATTTGAggttcaaaaatatttaaaacccaaaaaaaccaaaacttgtcttttttaataaaatgctcCATCCCAGTCAGTTTGGAATTCTGAGCTTCCAAGTGCCCTTGATTTGGGCTGTGAGGAACAGCCACAGGACACGTGTTCACATGGAGCCTGGAATGGGATGGGGCAGAGCCTGGAATGCCCCAGGTGTGCCAGGGCCAGGTGCAGGAACAGCCTGCCCAGAGGGGTGGTGGAGTTTCTATCCTTAAAGTACCCAAGGCCACCTGGACATGGCCCTGGAGCTCAGGCCAGGTGACTTCCAGCTGTCCCTTCTGATCTGAGATCTCTGTCACAGAAGGGCTGGGTGCAGGTGTGTGACCTACctgtgtgtcctgctgggaGCACCCAGAACACCTGGGGAAGCCTTCAGCTTTactgggaggggaggaaaggaaagtaAAGATAATTGTGATGGAATTGAGGGACTGCTGAGGAAAAGCCAAACATTACCTggatggcagcagcacagggaaaatgAGAGTGGTGCCCAAGGCTCGTTGTGCTTCCAAGGTGTATCCCAGGAAAGCCCAGGGGATGGCAGACAGCATTCCCAAGCCAGGGGAATTCTGATCCAGGGAATCcctcacagccagcagcaaacAGACCTGGAAAGTCAGTAATTACCCTGAGAAGCTGAGCTGTCAGTCCCATGGAGCCATTGGggtgctcaggtgtgtcccctgcGTGTCCCCAGGCGTTAATTCCCCCATCCCTTCCCCTGCAGTCCACGGTGATGGTGCTGCGGAACATGGTGGATCCCAAGGACATCGACGACGACCTGGAGGGAGAAGTGACGGAAGAGTGCGGGAAGTTCGGGGCTGTCAACAGGGTCATCATCTACCAGGAGaagcagggggaggaggaggatgccGAGATCATCGTCAAGATCTTTGTGGAGTTCTCCATGGCCTCAGAGACTCACAAGGCCATCCAGGCGCTCAACGGGCGCTGGTTCGCGGGCAGGAAGGTGGTGGCCGAGGTCTACGACCAGGAGAGGTTTGACAACAGCGACCTCTCGGCATGAACTGCATCCCATGGCTGGGCTTGGATCTGGGGAATGGGCCCAGCCCTCATCCCAGGGCTTGGCTGGGCTTGGATCTGGGGAATGGGCCCAACTCTGATCCCAGAGCTTGGATCTGGGGAATGGGCCCAACTCTGATCCCAGAGCTTGGATCTGGGGAATGGgcccagccctgatcccaggGCTTGGATCTGGGGAATGGGCCCAACTCTGATCCCAGAGCTTGGATCTGGGGAATGGGCCCAGCTCTGATCCCAGGGCTTGGATCTGGGGAATGGGCCCAACTCTGATCCCAGGACTTGGCCAAGCTTGGATCCTGGGAATCAGCCCAGCTGTGATCCCAGTGCTCATCCACACTCCAAGGAATCAGCCCAACTTTGTTCCAAGGAATTGGCCAAGTTCTACTCCAGGGTCCAGCCCTGCCCCCTCTCTCCCAGGATTTTTGTAGCTGTGTGTAAAGGACATTCCAGGACATTCCAGGGCGGGGACAGGGATCTGGTGTCTGGGGAGTTGAgataaaaacacaaagaaagctGGTGtcacttgtgtgtgtgtgtgacagggcTGCCACCTCCTTGGCCAAGGCTGGCACcccggggagcggggctgggccTGAAGAGGTGCTGGGggtgccctgcccagccccgagctccctgcagccacacTCGGGTCAGGACCCGGTGCCAGCtttggggcaggagcagcagtttCCCTCCAGGATGGGACCCAAGGGGTTGGGATGGAGCCAAGGGGACACTTTGGGATCGGGGGGGTCACCCCTGGGGGCTCCTCTCCTGGCAGAGGGAGgaactgggggtgctgggagggagcacTGGTCAGAGGAACCAAGCTGAGCCTGTGCTCCGGAATTCCACAGAACTGGGATCCAGCAGAAGTGTGGAGGAAATCCTTttacttaaaaacacaaaatcgACAGAATGATCTCAAAAGAAACTGCAGCAGGGAATTCTGAGCCGAGTCTCCCTCTGGTGGGGGTTGCTGCCAAGCTTGGGGAtgtcctgcagcagagcctgggaagCTCACCCAGGGCTGGAATGGATCAacctggagcagagccaggagactgagtttctgcagctgggatcctggggggctgtggcagctgggatttggggatgcaAGGGAATTTGGATGCCAGgatgctgtgcctgcagcagctgggatttggggatgcagggatttggggatgcagggatttggtgaggctgtgcctgcagcagctgggatttggggatgcaAGGGAATTTGGAGatgaagggatttggggatacAGGGATTTGgtgaggctgtgcctgcagcagctgggatttggggacgcagggatttggggatacagggatttggggatgaagggatttggggatgcaGGGATCTGGGGATGCGGGGATTTGgtgaggctgtgcctgcagcagctgggatttggggatgcaAGGGAATTTGGAGatgaagggatttggggatgcagggatttggggatgcagggatttggggatgcagggatttggggatgaagggatttggggatgcaGGGATCTGGGGATGCGGGGATTTGgtgaggctgtgcctgcagcagctgggatttggggacattggggtgctgggggtctAGGGGAGCTGAGATTTGGGgatgcagggatttggggatgcagggatttggtgaggctgtgcctgcagcagctgggatttggggatgcaggggtttggggatgaagggatttggggatgcaggggtttggggatgCAGGGGTTTGgtgaggctgtgcctgcagcagttGGGATTTGGAgatgcagggatttggggatgaaggggtttggggatgcaggggtttggggatgcagggatttggggatgcaGGGCTTTGGAGatgaagggatttggggatgcaGGGGTTGGGGGAtacagggatttggggatgcaggggtttggggatgcagggatctggggatgcagggatttgctgaggctgtgcctgcagcagctgtggtgcTGTCTTTGGCAGCCCTGAGCTTTCAGgagtggctgcacagagcactgagcagctctgtctgggggCACCTGTCACAGGAGGCTCTGGTTTAGGGAGAACACCCCAAAAAGGGCAGGGGCAAGCACGGGACCTTCCTTGAgcgctggagctggggctgagccaggctgggtggggctCTCAGCCACTGCGTCCCTGCCCATTGCAGGGTCCTGGACCAGATCAGCTTCAAAGCCggacccagcccagcccatccctcAGCCTGAGTCCAGCTGTGCCAGTCCCTGAAGGAGGCAGCACTGGGGGGGAGGGAGAGGCCCAGAGGCTGCTCAGGAGGAGCCTCCACatctgggctgtgcagctgagGGGTCACAGACTCCAGCTCTGTACAGGAGGAGGGGTCTGAAGCTCCAGATCTTCTCAGCCCAGGGCCTCCCCCTGGGCCCAGAGGTTCTGCTGTGGAGGCTGGAGAAGCACTGAACCCCTGAGCCTGGTGCCAGCAGGACAGGATCAGCTCCAGGCTTTTGAGctggaggatttttggggaaaagagAGCTCAGGAGCTCCTGCTGTTCTGCTGAGGATTGCTTCCCTGAAAAATCAGGCTGCAGGTCTCACCTCCAATGGATACAGGTGCTTGAGTAAGCTCAGTCAGGCATTCTGTGATCACAGGAGGCTGAACTGGCCTGAAACTGGTTCCAGTCCATTCCTTTAGCTGTcactcctgtgtccccccaccCTTCCCAccatggaaacatttttttccaactcTCTTTGATGTGAATAATTGATCACCAGCTGAAATCCTTCATCTGGGCACCCCATCAGAGTATTGTTCCTGCTTGGTAGATGAGCAGGAAGAGCCCAaactgggaaggagcagcctgaAGCAAAGCAGCTGCACAAGGAGATTGCTGTGTGTCTCACTGGTGCTTGGACAGACTCTGCTCACATCAGCTTCATCTCAGGTAAATGGTTCAGCTTGGTGGGAATAAGGGAAAATTCCTTTTGTCAGAGTTTTCCAGTGTGTTCTGCCTGGTGGGGAGCTCTTCCTTCCCAAGGCTGTTGGGAGAGAGCCGGAATAGCCGGGCTGGGATCGCCAACACGTGAGTGCCCTGCAGGAGATGGCAGCACCGGGGCTGGTGAGTTTGTGTGGGTGCTCCAGAGAGTCCTTCATGGGCAGCCAGACCTAAGGGGTGGCTGAAATCACCTCATTTTACAGCCATGGATGTTGTTTTAGGGGCTGGTTTTTGTGTGTGAGCTGGTTACCAGGCTTTTCCCTGGCAGTTGTGTGGGGAGTGACCAGGGGAGCCTCTCTTGGTCTGACAATTCATTCATAGCTGCATCTGAgccagagcctggagcagagctccagctTCATCCCACCCGTTCCCAGGCAGAGCTCTCGGGGATGGTCCCTGGGACCTGACCCTGCAGAGcccaagagctgctgctgctgctctgctgctgctctgctgctgcagcatttgctgctgct
It encodes the following:
- the PUF60 gene encoding poly(U)-binding-splicing factor PUF60 isoform X2, which codes for MENGQSTAAKLGLPPLTPEQQEALQKAKKYAMEQSIKSVLVKQTIAHQQQQLTNLQMAAVTMGFGDPLSPLQSMAAQRQRALAIMCRVYVGSIYYELGEDTIRQAFAPFGPIKSIDMSWDSVTMKHKGFAFVEYEVPEAAQLALEQMNSVMLGGRNIKVGRPSNIGQAQPIIDQLAEEARAFNRIYVASVHQDLSDDDIKSVFEAFGKIKSCTLARDPTTGKHKGYGFIEYEKAQSSQDAVSSMNLFDLGGQYLRVGKAVTPPMPLLTPATPGGLPPAAAVAAAAATAKITAQEAVAGAAVLGTLATPGLVSPALTLAQPLGALPQAVMAAQAPGVITGVTPARPPIPVTIPQVGVVNPILASPPALGLVEVKKEKEEEEVFQESERPEMLSEQEHMSISGSSARHMVMQKLLRKQESTVMVLRNMVDPKDIDDDLEGEVTEECGKFGAVNRVIIYQEKQGEEEDAEIIVKIFVEFSMASETHKAIQALNGRWFAGRKVVAEVYDQERFDNSDLSA
- the PUF60 gene encoding poly(U)-binding-splicing factor PUF60 isoform X1, producing MAATTTMALGTESIKMENGQSTAAKLGLPPLTPEQQEALQKAKKYAMEQSIKSVLVKQTIAHQQQQLTNLQMAAVTMGFGDPLSPLQSMAAQRQRALAIMCRVYVGSIYYELGEDTIRQAFAPFGPIKSIDMSWDSVTMKHKGFAFVEYEVPEAAQLALEQMNSVMLGGRNIKVGRPSNIGQAQPIIDQLAEEARAFNRIYVASVHQDLSDDDIKSVFEAFGKIKSCTLARDPTTGKHKGYGFIEYEKAQSSQDAVSSMNLFDLGGQYLRVGKAVTPPMPLLTPATPGGLPPAAAVAAAAATAKITAQEAVAGAAVLGTLATPGLVSPALTLAQPLGALPQAVMAAQAPGVITGVTPARPPIPVTIPQVGVVNPILASPPALGLVEVKKEKEEEEVFQESERPEMLSEQEHMSISGSSARHMVMQKLLRKQESTVMVLRNMVDPKDIDDDLEGEVTEECGKFGAVNRVIIYQEKQGEEEDAEIIVKIFVEFSMASETHKAIQALNGRWFAGRKVVAEVYDQERFDNSDLSA
- the PUF60 gene encoding poly(U)-binding-splicing factor PUF60 isoform X3, with translation MAATTTMALGTESIKMENGQSTAAKLGLPPLTPEQQEALQKAKKYAMEQSIKSVLVKQTIAHQQQQLTNLQMAAQRQRALAIMCRVYVGSIYYELGEDTIRQAFAPFGPIKSIDMSWDSVTMKHKGFAFVEYEVPEAAQLALEQMNSVMLGGRNIKVGRPSNIGQAQPIIDQLAEEARAFNRIYVASVHQDLSDDDIKSVFEAFGKIKSCTLARDPTTGKHKGYGFIEYEKAQSSQDAVSSMNLFDLGGQYLRVGKAVTPPMPLLTPATPGGLPPAAAVAAAAATAKITAQEAVAGAAVLGTLATPGLVSPALTLAQPLGALPQAVMAAQAPGVITGVTPARPPIPVTIPQVGVVNPILASPPALGLVEVKKEKEEEEVFQESERPEMLSEQEHMSISGSSARHMVMQKLLRKQESTVMVLRNMVDPKDIDDDLEGEVTEECGKFGAVNRVIIYQEKQGEEEDAEIIVKIFVEFSMASETHKAIQALNGRWFAGRKVVAEVYDQERFDNSDLSA
- the PUF60 gene encoding poly(U)-binding-splicing factor PUF60 isoform X4 — encoded protein: MAAQRQRALAIMCRVYVGSIYYELGEDTIRQAFAPFGPIKSIDMSWDSVTMKHKGFAFVEYEVPEAAQLALEQMNSVMLGGRNIKVGRPSNIGQAQPIIDQLAEEARAFNRIYVASVHQDLSDDDIKSVFEAFGKIKSCTLARDPTTGKHKGYGFIEYEKAQSSQDAVSSMNLFDLGGQYLRVGKAVTPPMPLLTPATPGGLPPAAAVAAAAATAKITAQEAVAGAAVLGTLATPGLVSPALTLAQPLGALPQAVMAAQAPGVITGVTPARPPIPVTIPQVGVVNPILASPPALGLVEVKKEKEEEEVFQESERPEMLSEQEHMSISGSSARHMVMQKLLRKQESTVMVLRNMVDPKDIDDDLEGEVTEECGKFGAVNRVIIYQEKQGEEEDAEIIVKIFVEFSMASETHKAIQALNGRWFAGRKVVAEVYDQERFDNSDLSA